A region from the Ctenopharyngodon idella isolate HZGC_01 chromosome 13, HZGC01, whole genome shotgun sequence genome encodes:
- the perp gene encoding p53 apoptosis effector related to PMP-22 yields the protein MFRCGIAYPRCRWILPLLLLFAIIFDIIAIAAQSGWVEDENAKTHYASMWKQCRGRNDQWDCKSLMEFPWAQAVAALMIIGLIILIIAFIISFVALCCTLSIPMLPLIGGLLILAVIVQIIALIIYPVKFNELIYEGYYDYTWAYGFGWGATILMLGCGILFCCLPRYEDELSGLAKTKYIYTSA from the exons ATGTTTCGTTGCGGAATCGCGTATCCAAGATGCAGGTGGATCCTGCCTCTCCTTCTGCTGTTTGCGATCATTTTCGACATTATCGCCATCGCGGCGCAGTCCGGATGGGTCGAGGACGAGAACGCCAAAACGCACTACGCCAGTATGTGGAAACAGTGTCGAGGCCGCAACGACCAGTGGGACTGTAAATCTCTCATGGAGTTCC CATGGGCTCAGGCAGTCGCTGCTCTGATGATCATAGGCctcatcatcctcatcatcgCCTTCATCATCTCATTCGTGGCTCTCTGCTGTACCCTCAGCATCCCTATGCTGCCTTTGATTGGAGGCCTGCTTATTTTGGCTG TAATCGTGCAGATAATCGCTCTGATCATCTACCCGGTCAAGTTCAACGAGCTGATCTATGAAGGTTATTACGACTACACGTGGGCGTACGGCTTCGGCTGGGGCGCAACCATCCTGATGCTGGGCTGCGGCATCCTCTTCTGCTGCCTTCCTCGCTACGAAGATGAGCTTTCCGGGCtggccaagaccaaatacatctACACCTCTGCTTGA